DNA from Brucella melitensis bv. 1 str. 16M:
CTTCCCTATACGACGATCATTCTTGCGGCCATCGTGCCCGCCTTTATGCACTTCTTCGGCGTTTTGATGCAGGTGCATTTCGAGGCCAAGCGCACCGGTTTGCGCGGCATGACCAAGGAGGAGATGCCCGATCTGAAAGAAGCCTTAAAGCGGGACTGGCCGACCATTATTCCGCTGGTGGTGCTGATCGCCGTACTGCTTTCAGGCTATACGCCTTATCTTGCCGCTTTCTGGGGGATTACGCTGTGCATAGCGGTTGGCCTTCTCAATCCGCGCAAGCGCATGACCATTGGCGAAGTGTTCGAGGGCCTGCGTGACGGTGCAAAATATGCGCTTGCCGTTGGTGCGGCCGCGGCTACGGTTGGCATTATCGTTGGCGTCGTAACGCTTACCGGCGTTGGCTTTAAGATTTCCTATATCGTAACCTCCACAGCGGCGCAGCTTGCAACCTATTTCGGTACGATTTCGCCCGTAAGCTGGTTTGCACCGCAGACGCTGACACTTCTCTTCACGCTCGTCATGACAGGGATGGTCTGTATCCTGATGGGTTGCGGCATTCCGACGACCGCCAACTACATCATCATGGCGACGATTGCGGCCCCGGCGCTGGGCCTGCTCGGCGTGGAGCCGATTGTCGCGCATTTCTTCGTCTTCTATTATGGTGTTCTTGCGGATATCACGCCGCCGGTTGCGCTTGCCGCCTATGCGGCGGCGGGCATGGCGGGGGCCGATCCGTTCAAGACGGGCAACACAGCCTTCCGGCTCGGTCTGGGCAAGGTGCTGGTGCCGTTCGTTTTCGTCTTCTCGCCATCGCTGCTGCTGGTGACGTCCAACTTCAACTGGCCGGATTTCTTCATTGCCTTCTTCGGCTGCGTTATCGGCATTACGGCGCTTGGCGCGGCATTGTCCGGGTTCTTCCTGGTGCGGACGAAGATATGGGAAAATGTGCTTCTCATATTTGCGGCAATGCTTCTGGTCGCGCCAGAAATCTATTCGTCTATCGTGGGTTTGATTCTGTTGCTGCCAGTCGTCGTTCGTCATCTGGTGGCGTCGCGCCGGCCCGCCTACTGAACGGGCTTTTCGGGAAAGGGGACGCTTAATCTGCCGCAATTCGGTAGGCGATATCCCGATGGGCGCCCCTCTTGCCTGCACATTGTTTTGTGCAGGCGCGCGCGTTTTGCCGGACACATGCGGGCATGGAACCAACGGGGCTCGCCGCCGTTGTTTTCCAGAGTGTTGAGCGTGGAGGTTCAAGCGATGGAAATTGTCCAAATCCGCATCAGTTCGGTCGGCGGGTTCAAGCTTTATATGGTTGAATTCGTCACCGAAGGCGAAGAAAGAATCACGGTCAGGATAGAGAACGACACGGATAAAGAGTTGCGGCGCGATGAAGTCATTCGCCGTGCGGCGATCAAGCTTGGCGATGCAATGGGGATGGCTTGTGCTGAATGCGGCATTGAGCCGGACAGCCTGTTGACGCGCCCAAGCGCACGGCGTGCGGGTGACCGGGCCGAATTGGAACGGCAGCTTGATGAAGGGCTGGAGGACACCTTTCCGGCAAGCGATCCGGTATCGGTAACAAGCTCGGCTATTCCCGCTTCCGCCGATCCCAAATCCTGATGGCTGTGAGAGTTTCCCTGACAAAAAGGCCGAGGCGGTTGCCTCGGCCTTTCATCTTGAGAAAATGATTCCTGTTTTCGTTTTATCCCTATGATATGGAACGAAATTACAGGTTTCTGAGTTTGCCTTCCATCAGGTCCAGCACGGCGCGTGCGCAGTCCAGCACATTCGTGCCGGGGCCGAAAACGGCTGCCACGCCATGATCGAACAGGTACTGATAATCCTGACGCGGCACGACGCCGCCGCAGACCACGATAATGTTTTCCGCACCCTTTTTGCGCAGCGTTTCCACAAGCTGGGGCAGGAGCGTCTTGTGGCCGGCAGCAAGCGACGACACGCCCAGCACATGCACCTTGGCCTTGATGGCCATATCGGCGGCTTCGTCGGGCGTCTGGAACAATGGCCCCGCCAGCACTTCAAAGCCGATGTCGCCAAAGGCTGAGGCGATGATCTTCGCGCCGCGATCATGCCCGTCCTGACCGAGTTTCGCGACCATGACGCGCGGCTTCTCGCCAGCCTGTTTCGCAAATTCTCCGAGGCGATCAACAAGGGTCTGGTATTCCGGCTCGTCCTTATAGGCTGTGCCGTAAACTTTCTTCACGACCTTTGGAACGGCGGCATGATCGCCGAAGGCGCGGCGCATGGCGTCGGAAATTTCACCCACCGTGGCGCGTGCGCGCGAGGCTTCTACCGCTGCGGCCAGAAGGTTGCCTTCGCCGCTGCGGGCGACCTTTTCCAGTTCGGCAAGGGCGGCTTCGACCTTTTGCTTGTTGCGCATTTCCTTGATGCGGTTGAGGCGCGCAATCTGCGATTGGCGGACAGCCGAATTGTCGATTTCGAGAATATCGATTTCGTCTTCCTGTTCCAGCCGGAACTTGTTGACGCCGACGATAACTTCCTCACCCTTGTCAACGGCCACCTGTCGCCTGGTGGCGGCTTCTTCGATCAAGCGTTTGGGCAAGCCGCTTTCGACAGCCTTGGTCATGCCGCCGAGCGTCTCGACTTCCTCGATCAGCGCCCATGCCTTTTCGGCCAGTTCGTTGGTGAGGCTTTCGATGTAATAGGAGCCTGCCAGCGGATCGACCACCTTGGTCACGCCGGTTTCGTTTTGCAGGATGAGCTGCGTGTTGCGGGCGATGCGTGCGGAAAATTCCGTAGGCAGGGCAATGGCTTCGTCGAAAGAGTTGGTGTGAAGTGATTGCGTGCCGCCAAGTGCCGCCGACATGGCCTCGAAGGCTGTGCGGACGATATTGTTATAAGGATCCTGTTCCTGCAGGGAAACGCCGGAGGTCTGGCAGTGGGTGCGCAGCATCAGCGAGCCCGGCTTCTTCGGATCAAATTCCTTCATGATGCGTGACCAGAGCAGGCGCGCAGCGCGCAACTTGGCAATTTCCATGAAGAAATTCATGCCGATGGCGAAGAAGAACGACAGCCGGCCTGCAAAATCATCGACATTGAGGCCCTTCTTGAGCGCCGCACGCACATATTCGCGCCCGTCGGCCAGTGTGAAGGCCAGCTCCTGCACCAGTGTCGCGCCAGCCTCCTGCATATGATAGCCGGAGATGGAAATGGAGTTGAACTTCGGCATTTCCTGCGCCGTATAGGCGATGATGTCCGCAATGATCCGCATGGAGGGTTCCGGCGGATAGATATAGGTGTTGCGGACCATGAACTCCTTGAGAATGTCGTTCTGAATGGTGCCGGAAAGCTGTGCGCGGGGCACGCCCTGTTCTTCGCCAGCGACGATGAAATTGGCAAGGATCGGGATAACCGCACCGTTCATGGTCATGGAAACGGAAATCTTTTCCAGCGGAATGCCATCGAAAAGGATTTTCATGTCCTCGACGGAGTCGATCGCCACGCCGGCCTTGCCGACATCGCCTTCCACGCGCGGGTGATCGCTGTCATAGCCGCGGTGGGTGGCTAGGTCGAAGGCAACCGATACGCCCTGCTGACCGGCGGCAAGCGCCTTGCGATAAAAGGCGTTTGATTCCTCCGCAGTGGAGAAGCCCGCATATTGCCGGATCGTCCATGGACGGCCCGCATACATGGTTGCGCGCGGCCCGCGCAGGAACGGCTCAAAGCCGGGCAGGGTACCCAGATGGCCGATACCTTCCAGATCGTCTTGCGTATAAAGCGGCTTGACGTCGATGCCTTCCGGTGTGTGCCAGACGAGGCTGTCGGCAGGCCGCTTCAGTTCTTTTTCAGCCAACGTTTCCCAATCAGCGCGGGTTTTCTTCGTCATTGGCTCATCTCCATCCCATAAACTCGCACCCTGATCCGGTGCAAGGCACCGCATTCGGGGTTACTCAAATTCCATTATCAGCTCATCAACGGCCAAGCTGGAACCAGCCTCTGCGGTGATGCGCTTGACCGTGGCACGGCGCTCTGCACGCAATACGTTTTCCATCTTCATGGCTTCCACGGTGGCGAGCGGCTGGCCCGCTTCCACCGTCTCGCCATCCTTTACAAGAATGGAGGTGATGACGCCGGGCATCGGGCAGAGCAGCATCTTCGACGTATCCGGCGGCAGCTTCACCGGCATGAGTTTTGCAAGTTCTGCCACGCGCGGTTTGCGCACATGCGCCACCACGTCCATGCCGCGCCAGCGAAGCCGCCAGCCGGTGCCGGAGCGCGAAACCTTCACCGCAATCGGCTTGCCGCCGACGGTGAACGAACCGAGCTGGCTGCCCGGATGCCAGTCGCTGGCGATTGGCAGGCTGCCACCATCAATGAAATTGATCGTCGTGCCGCCTTCGCCCTCAGCAATGCGGACCGGCAGGGAATAGCCGTCGAGTGTCACCACCCAGTCATTGGCGATGGAATGTTTCTGCGGCGAAAGCCTGCCGGAAATCTGCGTATCGCGGCGTTGCGCCACGAGATTGATCTCAGCCGCCACGGCTGCCAGCGTGCGCGCATCATCTTCCGAGCATTTCACACCCGAAAAGCCATCCGGATATTCTTCTGCGATGAAGGCCGTGGTGAGTGCGCCTTCGCGGAAACGGGGATGGTCCATCACGGCGGAAAGGAAGGGCAGGTTGTGGCCGATGCCTTCCACCTCGAAAGCGTCAAGCGCATGGCCCATGGCGTCGATGGCGCTGATGCGGTCCGGGCCCCATGTGCAAAGCTTTGCGATCATAGGGTCGTAATACATCGAAATCTCGCCGCCCTCGAACACGCCGGTATCATTACGGATAACCGTGCCGTCCGGGTTGCGGCCTTCGACCGGCGGGCGATAGCGCGTCAGCCTGCCGATGGAGGGCAGGAAGTTGCGATAAGGGTCTTCCGCATAAAGCCGGCTTTCGATGGCCCAGCCGTTCAGCTTCACATCGGCCTGAGCGAAACGCAGCTTTTCGCCGGATGCGACGCGGATCATTTCTTCCACGAGATCGATGCCGGTGATGAGTTCCGTCACCGGATGCTCCACCTGCAAACGCGTATTCATTTCAAGGAAATAGAAGTTACGGTTGCCATCGACGATGAATTCCACCGTGCCAGCGGAATAATAGCCGACCGCCTTGGCAAGAGCGACAGCCTGCTCGCCCATGGCCTTGCGGGTTGCTTCGTCGAGGAAGGGTGACGGCGCTTCTTCAATGACCTTCTGGTTGCGGCGCTGGATGGAGCATTCACGCTCGCCCAGATAGACGACATTACCGTGCTGGTCGCCCAGAACCTGAATTTCGATATGGCGCGGCTGGGTGACGAATTTTTCGATGAAGATGCGGTCATCGCCGAAGGAAGACTTTGCCTCATTGCGGGAAAGCTGGAAGCCTTCGCGGGCCTCCTCGTCGTTCCACGCGATGCGCATGCCCTTGCCGCCGCCACCGGCGGAAGCCTTGATCATCACCGGATAGCCGATGCTGCCTGCGATCCTGACCGCCTCGTCGGCATCCTCGATCAATCCCATATGGCCGGGCACGGTGGAAACACCGGCTTCGGCTGCAAGCTTCTTGGAGGTGATCTTGTCGCCCATCGCGTCAATGGCGTTCACCGGCGGTCCGATGAAGGTGACATTGGCGGCCTTCAACGCTTCGGCAAAGCGCGGGTTTTCCGACAGGAAGCCATAGCCCGGATGAACGGCATCCGCGCCGATTTCCTTGATGGCGGCCAGAATCTTGTCGATGACGATATAGGACTGGTTGGATGGGGCCGGGCCGATATGGACTGCTTCGTCGGCCATTTTGACATGCAGTGCGTTGCGGTCGGCGTCGGAATAGACCGCCACCGTGGCAATGCCCTTTTTCTTGGCCGACTTGATGACCCGACACGCGATTTCACCGCGATTGGCAATCAGGATTTTCTTGATCATGTGCGTTTACTCAAATGAACCGGATCATTGCCATGGCATGACCCCAAAAAGTGGGAACCGGCTTGCGGATAAGATCATGCGAAATTAGAGCGGGATGGTGTCGTGCTTTTTCCATGGTGCGCTCTGCTGCTTGTTGCGCAGGCTTGCAAAAGCGCGGGCAATGCGGCGGCGTGAGGAATGCGGCATGATGACCTCATCAATGAAGCCACGCTCCGCAGCCACGAATGGATTGGCAAAACGCTCCTCATATTCCTTCGTGCGCGCGGCGATCTTTTCCGGGTCGCCCAGTTCCGAACGATAGAGGATTTCCGTTGCGCCCTTGGCGCCCATCACCGCGATTTCCGCAGTTGGCCATGCATAATTGATGTCGGCACCGATATGTTTCGAAGCCATCACGTCATAGGCGCCGCCATAGGCCTTGCGCGTGATGAGCGTGACCATCGGCACGGTTGCCTGGGAATAGGCGAAAAGAAGCTTCGCGCCGTGCTTGATGACGCCGCCATATTCCTGTGCCGTGCCGGGCAGGAAGCCCGGAACGTCCACGAGCGTCAGGATCGGAATGTTGAAGGCATCGCAGAAGCGCACGAAACGTGCAGCCTTGCGCGAGGCGTCGATATCGAGGCAGCCCGCCAGAACCATCGGCTGATTGGCAACCACACCGACCGTCTGGCCATCCATGCGGATGAAGCCGGTTATGATGTTCTTCGCGAAGGCTTCCTGAATCTCGAAGAAATCGCCTTCGTCGGCAAGCGCGAGAATCAGCTCCTTCATGTCGTAGGGCTTGGTGGCGCTGTCCGGTACGAGCGTGTCGAGGCGCATTTCAAGGCGCGCCGGATCATCGAAGATCGGGCGAACAGGTGGCTTCTCGCGATTGTTGAGCGGCAGGAAGTCGAACAGGATGCGTACCTGTTCCAGAGCCTCAATGTCGTTCTCATAGGCGCCATCGGCCACAGAGGATTTTTTCGTGTGGGTGGATGCACCGCCCAATTCCTCAGCGGTCACGATTTCGTTGGTGACGGTTTTGACCACATCTGGGCCTGTCACAAACATGTAGGACGAATCGCGTACCATGAAAATGAAGTCGGTCATGGCCGGGGAATAGACGGCACCGCCGGCGCATGGCCCCATGATGACGGAAATCTGCGGCACGACGCCCGACGCATCCACATTGCGTTTGAAAACATCGGCATAGCCTGCCAACGATGCCACGCCTTCCTGGATGCGCGCGCCACCGGAATCGTTGAGGCCGATGACCGGCGCGCCGTTTTTTACGGCCATGTCCATGATCTTGCAGATTTTTTGCGCATGGGTTTCCGAAAGCGAGCCGCCCAGAACCGTGAAGTCCTGGCTGAACACATAGACCTGACGGCCATTGATGGTGCCCCAGCCCGTTACCACGCCGTCGCCCGCAACTTTCTGCTGCGCCATGCCGAAATCGGTGCAGCGATGCGTGACATACATGTCGAACTCCTCGAACGATCCTTCGTCGAGAAGCACTTCGATTCTTTCGCGCGCGGTAAGCTTGCCTTTGCCGTGCTGGGCATCGATACGGCGCTGTCCGCCGCCAAGGCGAGCCGCGGCGCGGCGTGCTTCGAGTTGTTCAAGAAGTTCCTGCATTCTATGACCTTCGGAAACCAAGGGTAGGAAACGGAAAAAAGACAGTCTTTTTCCGCCCCTTACTTACTTAAAATCGCGGGAAGCCCCGGAAAAGCTTGAAAAGGTGCTATTGTGTAAGATATAAATTTGCAAATAGCGAAATGCGAATTTGCAAATGACACCTCGAAAACTCTATATCGGCCGGAAAATCCGGGAAATCCGCGAACAGCACCGCGCCACGCAGTCCGGCTTTGCCGAGCGGCTGGGCATTTCAACCAGCTATCTCAACCAGATCGAGAATAATCAGCGGCCTGTTTCCGCCGCCGTGCTGCTTGCCTTGGCGGAAAATTACCAGATCGATATCGGCGCAATTTCTCTTGGCGACGACGATCGACTGCTTTCGGCGGTCTCGGAGGCGCTGGCCGATCCGGTGTTCGATAATTACAAGCCGAGCTTGCAGGAAATGAAGCTGATTACACAGAATGCGCCGGGACTTGCCCATGCGCTGATCGCCTGCCATCAGGCATATCGGCGCAATAGCGAGCAGCTTGCAAGTCTCGATAACCAGTTGGGCCGCGCGCCGTCGACTGCGGAGCCCGCGCCTTATGAGGAAGTGCGCGACTTCTTTCACTTTATTGATAATTATGTCCATGAGCTTGATATTGCAGCCGAAAAACTGGCTGCTGATCTGGATATTCCGGGGCGGGATATTGGCGTTGCGCTGCCGCAATATATGGAGGATCGCCATCGCGTGCGCATCGCCCGTGCAGGCGCGGAGGAAGCTGTACTGCGCCGTTTCGATGCGCATACGCGCGTACTTTATCTCAATCCCTATTCACCTGCCACTACGCGCAATTTCCAGATCGCCTTCCAGATCGCAGAACTGGAAATGGAATCCCTTGTGACAGCGATTGCCAGACAGGCGGATTTTCGCTCTGCCGAGGCGGTGGAGATCTGCAAGATCGGGTTGCGAAACTATTTCGCTGGCGCGCTGGTGCTTCCCTACCAGACTTTTCTGGCGGCTGCGAAAGAGCTGCGCCATGATCTTGAGCTGCTTGCCTCGCGCTTTGGCGCAAGTCTGGAGCAGGTGGCGCACAGGCTCAGCACCTTGCAGCGTTCCGGCCAGCGCGGTGTGCCGGTTTTCTTTGCGCGGGTGGACAGGGCCGGAAACATCACCAAACGCCACAGCGCAGCCAAGCTGCAATTTGCCCGTTATGGCGCGGCTTGTCCCTTGTGGAATGTGCACCAGGCCTTTGAGACGCCGGGGCGGATCATCCGCCAGCTTGCCGAAACGCCGGATGGCGCGCGCTATCTTTGTATTGCGACCGAACTGACAAAAAGCGAGGGCGGCTTTAAGGCGCCGCAGCGCCGTTACGCCATCGCGCTCGGTTGTGAAGTCGCCTATGCGCAGGATTTCGTTTATGCCGATGGGCTGGATATCACCATGCGGTCGGCTTTCGATCCGATTGGCGTTTCGTGCCGTATCTGCGAACGTGCCGAATGTGTGCAGCGTGCCATTCCGCCGCTTAACAGCAGGCTGGCGGTCGACCATGACCGCCGGGGCATTCTGCCTTATCGATTGCTGTAAAATCAGAAACCGGCATGGTCCTTGAG
Protein-coding regions in this window:
- a CDS encoding helix-turn-helix domain-containing protein, which gives rise to MTPRKLYIGRKIREIREQHRATQSGFAERLGISTSYLNQIENNQRPVSAAVLLALAENYQIDIGAISLGDDDRLLSAVSEALADPVFDNYKPSLQEMKLITQNAPGLAHALIACHQAYRRNSEQLASLDNQLGRAPSTAEPAPYEEVRDFFHFIDNYVHELDIAAEKLAADLDIPGRDIGVALPQYMEDRHRVRIARAGAEEAVLRRFDAHTRVLYLNPYSPATTRNFQIAFQIAELEMESLVTAIARQADFRSAEAVEICKIGLRNYFAGALVLPYQTFLAAAKELRHDLELLASRFGASLEQVAHRLSTLQRSGQRGVPVFFARVDRAGNITKRHSAAKLQFARYGAACPLWNVHQAFETPGRIIRQLAETPDGARYLCIATELTKSEGGFKAPQRRYAIALGCEVAYAQDFVYADGLDITMRSAFDPIGVSCRICERAECVQRAIPPLNSRLAVDHDRRGILPYRLL
- a CDS encoding TRAP transporter permease; this translates as MTEEQNAKLAPMELDEVKARELEEKFDSEIHFRPLAPVAARIVGTLLIILSLFHYYTAGFGLLPEMIHRGIHLAFVLGLVFLVFPFSRKGYDEPAKPSLLRPLGISVIDWGLAIIAVVAVIHVPLIPLDDLAFRVGNPTSTDVVLGSLLILILLEATRRSVGWPLPIISVLFMLYALYGPSMPGILVHPGATVSQLVDHLYLTTQGIYGIALGVVATYVFHFVLFGVFATRIGLGQLFLDCAAWVAGRFAGGPAKVSIFGSALFGMISGSSVANAVTVGSLTIPAMIRLGYKRHFAAAVESASSTGGQITPPIMGAAAFLMIEFLNLPYTTIILAAIVPAFMHFFGVLMQVHFEAKRTGLRGMTKEEMPDLKEALKRDWPTIIPLVVLIAVLLSGYTPYLAAFWGITLCIAVGLLNPRKRMTIGEVFEGLRDGAKYALAVGAAAATVGIIVGVVTLTGVGFKISYIVTSTAAQLATYFGTISPVSWFAPQTLTLLFTLVMTGMVCILMGCGIPTTANYIIMATIAAPALGLLGVEPIVAHFFVFYYGVLADITPPVALAAYAAAGMAGADPFKTGNTAFRLGLGKVLVPFVFVFSPSLLLVTSNFNWPDFFIAFFGCVIGITALGAALSGFFLVRTKIWENVLLIFAAMLLVAPEIYSSIVGLILLLPVVVRHLVASRRPAY
- a CDS encoding acyl-CoA carboxylase subunit beta, whose amino-acid sequence is MQELLEQLEARRAAARLGGGQRRIDAQHGKGKLTARERIEVLLDEGSFEEFDMYVTHRCTDFGMAQQKVAGDGVVTGWGTINGRQVYVFSQDFTVLGGSLSETHAQKICKIMDMAVKNGAPVIGLNDSGGARIQEGVASLAGYADVFKRNVDASGVVPQISVIMGPCAGGAVYSPAMTDFIFMVRDSSYMFVTGPDVVKTVTNEIVTAEELGGASTHTKKSSVADGAYENDIEALEQVRILFDFLPLNNREKPPVRPIFDDPARLEMRLDTLVPDSATKPYDMKELILALADEGDFFEIQEAFAKNIITGFIRMDGQTVGVVANQPMVLAGCLDIDASRKAARFVRFCDAFNIPILTLVDVPGFLPGTAQEYGGVIKHGAKLLFAYSQATVPMVTLITRKAYGGAYDVMASKHIGADINYAWPTAEIAVMGAKGATEILYRSELGDPEKIAARTKEYEERFANPFVAAERGFIDEVIMPHSSRRRIARAFASLRNKQQSAPWKKHDTIPL
- the scpA gene encoding methylmalonyl-CoA mutase, which produces MTKKTRADWETLAEKELKRPADSLVWHTPEGIDVKPLYTQDDLEGIGHLGTLPGFEPFLRGPRATMYAGRPWTIRQYAGFSTAEESNAFYRKALAAGQQGVSVAFDLATHRGYDSDHPRVEGDVGKAGVAIDSVEDMKILFDGIPLEKISVSMTMNGAVIPILANFIVAGEEQGVPRAQLSGTIQNDILKEFMVRNTYIYPPEPSMRIIADIIAYTAQEMPKFNSISISGYHMQEAGATLVQELAFTLADGREYVRAALKKGLNVDDFAGRLSFFFAIGMNFFMEIAKLRAARLLWSRIMKEFDPKKPGSLMLRTHCQTSGVSLQEQDPYNNIVRTAFEAMSAALGGTQSLHTNSFDEAIALPTEFSARIARNTQLILQNETGVTKVVDPLAGSYYIESLTNELAEKAWALIEEVETLGGMTKAVESGLPKRLIEEAATRRQVAVDKGEEVIVGVNKFRLEQEDEIDILEIDNSAVRQSQIARLNRIKEMRNKQKVEAALAELEKVARSGEGNLLAAAVEASRARATVGEISDAMRRAFGDHAAVPKVVKKVYGTAYKDEPEYQTLVDRLGEFAKQAGEKPRVMVAKLGQDGHDRGAKIIASAFGDIGFEVLAGPLFQTPDEAADMAIKAKVHVLGVSSLAAGHKTLLPQLVETLRKKGAENIIVVCGGVVPRQDYQYLFDHGVAAVFGPGTNVLDCARAVLDLMEGKLRNL
- a CDS encoding acetyl-CoA carboxylase biotin carboxylase subunit, which codes for MIKKILIANRGEIACRVIKSAKKKGIATVAVYSDADRNALHVKMADEAVHIGPAPSNQSYIVIDKILAAIKEIGADAVHPGYGFLSENPRFAEALKAANVTFIGPPVNAIDAMGDKITSKKLAAEAGVSTVPGHMGLIEDADEAVRIAGSIGYPVMIKASAGGGGKGMRIAWNDEEAREGFQLSRNEAKSSFGDDRIFIEKFVTQPRHIEIQVLGDQHGNVVYLGERECSIQRRNQKVIEEAPSPFLDEATRKAMGEQAVALAKAVGYYSAGTVEFIVDGNRNFYFLEMNTRLQVEHPVTELITGIDLVEEMIRVASGEKLRFAQADVKLNGWAIESRLYAEDPYRNFLPSIGRLTRYRPPVEGRNPDGTVIRNDTGVFEGGEISMYYDPMIAKLCTWGPDRISAIDAMGHALDAFEVEGIGHNLPFLSAVMDHPRFREGALTTAFIAEEYPDGFSGVKCSEDDARTLAAVAAEINLVAQRRDTQISGRLSPQKHSIANDWVVTLDGYSLPVRIAEGEGGTTINFIDGGSLPIASDWHPGSQLGSFTVGGKPIAVKVSRSGTGWRLRWRGMDVVAHVRKPRVAELAKLMPVKLPPDTSKMLLCPMPGVITSILVKDGETVEAGQPLATVEAMKMENVLRAERRATVKRITAEAGSSLAVDELIMEFE